In Ahaetulla prasina isolate Xishuangbanna chromosome 10, ASM2864084v1, whole genome shotgun sequence, the genomic window aaagtggctttcatggctaaggcaggacttgaactcatggcctcctgctttctagcctggtgccctaaCCTCTAGACTTGAAGTGGCTGCAGATGCTGAGATAGGTGCTCCTTATTGGTTCCAGAAACCAGATGAACTCTGCTCACGCTCAGAAATTCCTTCTTGTTTACTCTTTCTGCAGCTCTGTTCTCCAGACCAAGACCTCCAGACTGGCAAGATTCTTACAATAAAAGCAGAGTTAGTCGTCAGGGTtttggtttcctgcctggactagcTCAAATATCTGACATCAGCCTTTGCAAGCCTGGGAgcattcccccctccccgcctctGCTTCCCAGAGAATTAGGGGAGGGGGTCCCTTCTGAGTCCCACCCCTTCTTTGGATTCGGATTTCTCTTTATCTTTCCTTGGTCGACTTCTccccaaggttattctcacagggCTGGAAAAATGCCTGCTCAGCTACTGGttgtttaaaatgcatttttggggggaggggggttgttttACATTGCAGCCCTTTATTGAAAGTTTTGAGCAGGGCTGTCcatctttggcaactttaagacctgtggactgccAGGagaactggctgggggattctgggagttgaagtccacaggtcttaaagttgacacaGACACTTCTGGCTTAGAAATTCCTCTTCTGTTGTTGAGAGTAAAAAGTGGAAAAGAGTCTCCTGGCTTACAACTGAATATGGCACCTTAAAGTGAACTCAAAGCTTTGGGGATCCCTCTTTTTCAGCCGCAGCCCCCCTTCAAAATGAGAGCGGAGTACCTCTGAGCATGAGCCGAAAGCTTTTGCCTTCCCGCTTGGTGATCCTGGGCTTGAGATCATTCACCGGGATAATTGTTCTAGGTCTGCCAAGGTGAACATTTGGGGAGCTGCAGCTGGGCGCACGGGGGGCTCCACCTGGCCCCATAGCCTCGTGCGCTGCATCCCCACTGGGGATCTGGGCCCTTTAGAGAGTGCGTATTTTTGGCAAGGGCAAAGGGTTGGCGCCTGCCCCGCAGGGCTGGGTTGAGGCTGGCATGTCTGGGTTGGCAGGGTGACGCCCTCTGTGCCTTGCGAGGGCAGATTGCATCCTGCATGCAAATCAGGGTAAATATTTTTAGTCTTTGCTTTCGTTTCCAAGGGGGTAATTGGCAGCTTGACCAGTGAGTGACCTGGCCTTGAATGCACTTACCTGGTCATTTCACTTGTGAAATCGGGCCGTTGCAAGAATTCCATGGGGTGAAGTCACTGGGGAGTCGAGCTTGATGCCGGATGACTTACAATCCATCCATCTTAATTCCTTAACAACAATGTGGGGTTTGTTTGCTTCCCGATGTCTGGTTTTGCTTCCCAGCCTTGTCGGGAGACATGGGATCCTGGGTGGTCTCCCATCCGATGCCTAAACAATTTTTCTCAGCTCAGGCAACTCAAAGCAGCTCGGAGCTTCCAGGGGCACCTTAAAATAGTTTATTTGTGGCTAGAAGGAAGCGGCTTCCTTCCTTCAGACATTTCCTGAAAAGCAGCTCTGTCTATGGAGGTTTATAGGGGTCTTTGGGGGCGGGGCTAAGGAGACCcaaggcctccccccccccccgtgagcgggagggggggaggatgCAGTCCTGCTTTATTCTTTCCCTGAGTTGGAAAGAAACTTGAGTTGAGAAAGACAGACGTGGGAAGCTTGCTTAAGGATTGTAGGAGGCAAATTCCCTTGCAACAGTGACTCCGTCTTGGGAATGCAGAGGTATTGAGGAGGGACGGAAACCACCTTTTCTAGCAACAGGACGTCCTTGCAGGCTCAGGACTGGGAGAAGGCAGGGATAGGGTGAGGATAAATACCCCCCCCCCGGGAAGCCTCCAGCTGTGGGTCAAGCAGGGGTAGAGGGCGATGGGTGGCAAAAGGGGCTCTGCTGGGCTCCCTGGATGGAGGAATGAAAGTCAGAGGCATTTTTCTCCTTGCGTAATTGGATTCCTGGTGTCGTTTTTTTTCAAAGTTAGCTCTAAAAAGGCCGCTTTGACCACTGACCGAAGTAACAAGGGAGTTCACCAGATCTCCTGCCTTTTTGCTTGTCATGACTTTGGCCCCTTCCTGAGGACTAGAACCCTGTGCCAGCCTGAAGCTAAGGCCCCAGAACCATCCTGGAAGCCAGCAAGAGGCTTGTTTTGAGGAGCTATTTACTTCCCAGCTAGTCTGGCACCTGGCCCAAGAAGAGGCCACACGGGTGGGGCAATCCTGGGGCTTTTTAGCTTttggcctcacccacccacccaccctctgaAACTCGGATGGGCTCCCCGGGAGCTTTGTGATGGCGCAGCCCTTCCAAGTCCTGCCAACCTTGCCCAAAAGGCTGGATTCAGAGCTCGGCTTGCTTCTCGGCCCCTCTGGAAAAGCTGCACTGGTGCCAACTTGCAAGCAGGAGACAGGGAAGGCTGATTCCTTGGCAGCTGCAGAGCTGTCCTGGGCATGTCACGGGTGCCAGGAATAGGCATGGAGGTGCCACCCTGGGGCAGGGCAGCAAAAGAACTGGTTGGATGCCATTTACGGAGATGCTTCCTCTTCCCAGGTCACTGAGACCCTCGGAGTGCTGCTAGCTGCTGGTGTGGAAGCCCAAGTCGCTCGCCATGGCCAGTCAAGACCTTGCCAGCACTCAGGAGCTCCTGGATCTCACCTTCCAATGTGAGTTGAggggaggcagaagaacaggcgtgggctgagagagagagagaattggaaggggccaCACTGGGCAGCTCTGCTTGGACCCCCCCTCCCTCAACCACCTTTCTTCTTCCAAGAAAGCCAAGTTGGATCTCCACGTGGAAGGCCTCTCCAAGCCCAATTTCGACAGCAGCAGGTTTCCTAAATCATCTATAATTAGCCTTtgtcaaccttggtgactttaagatggtggatttcaactcccagaattccccagctggctaggTTGAGACTCATGATCCCTACCTTCTAGAGCAGAAGCCCCTCGGTCCCCACACTGAGGCGGGGCTGCACTTTTGCTTCCTTCCAGGCCCACCTGGGTGACCTCTTTGTGCCTGAGATGGCCACTAGGAGCGTGGGACCCTGGACAGCAATAGCCCttcccagtgctttccagccctctctaagcagtttacagaatgacCCCAGAATACAGAATTGGGGGCAATTCCCTGTATAgggagcctcttgcccccaacaatctgggtcctcattttactcacctcagaaggatggaaggctgagtcatccttgaaccggtcaggattgaactcctggcagtgggcagagtcagcctgaaaTGCCGCACTCTTAATTACGGCGCCGGCAGGgttcagtggtcagaatgcaataGTTGAACCTAAACTTCTTTGCATTCCTCTCTGATTGGGGAGGGGGCTGTGGAACGATGGGCAAGCACCATCtgtaagaagaagagaagaaacagcTCAGTTTGagtttgcagctgcagtctggaatGTGAACGAAACAGCTTGTATGTTTGTACGGAGCCTGTATTTTGTACATGCAGATATATGAGTGATGGTTATAACTGTTGGTTAAATGGCCCCTTGTTGCTCTGAGTGTCTCTGAGGCTGATGGTCGCATCCCCAGAGGGTCCCCCTGCCCCCTTCCAGAGGGGCCCTGATTCCCATTGTTTGGCTGTGCCTACTGGGGATAAGGGGGATTGTAGTCCAGCTTCTTGGCTGGAAACCCTTACCCCAAGCTGTGTAGATTCCCATGGACGGCGTCTGCCTCTTCTACAGGTTTATCTTGGTAAAAGAGGGGCGGAAGCTGGAGTTGGCAGAGAGCAGGTGTCCCTGCATTCAGTGGAGACGTGATGGGGTTAGAAAGTAGCCAACCGGCTCATGTCCAgtaatttaaatgtaaatatagTACAGTACTATAGTACAAATATAGGCAGATATGCAGGGTATTTACACCTGATTAGCTTGCTGCTTTAAAGTGCAAACACAGTTAAGAAGCCTGGGATGCTTCCTCAGAAGCAAGGACCCCTGAAGAGTCCAGCTGTTGCACCAGGCCACTGGCTTCCCCCCTGTCCATTTTCTTACAGTGGTCAAGGAGATGCCCCCTTCTTGAGAAAACCCAAGGTGAACAGTTTCACCCCCGCCCCATCACCTGTCATCTCATTTCCTTGCTCCTGCCATTCtgctagctgggaaattctgggagttgaagcccacaagtcctgGACACCCCTGAGCTGGAGGAATCCCTTCCAGGGCCCCTTTGGGCTGGAGAAAGCGGGGGCTGCTCGTCTTAATTTCGAGAGGCAGAAAAGGACCCCCTTGTGGGAGCATCTTGCTAAGGACAGGGCCTTGGGCTAACCTCCCAACTCCCGCTTCTTGCCTTGGACTTTGATTCCCATCATCCTGTACTGGCCAAGGATAATGGGTGTTGAGGTCCACCATGCTCAGAGGTTGTTCCTAAAGTTCTCGGGGGGGGGGCTGCCCCTCCTCACCTGCTGTTCTTCCCCATAGCCCTGGCTTGCAAGCACATGGACCTCAAGCAGCTGGAGCTGGACACGGCTGCAGCCAAAGTGGACGAGCTCTCCAAGCAGCTGGAGTCGCTCTGGACGGACCATCCTGGGCCAGCCGCCCTGCCATCCCTGGTGAGGCAGAGAAGGCGAGGCCAGGGCTACCCTGGGATTCTGTGGGGCAGGGCGGGGCCTGCCGGGCTGCTCAAGGGGGTTCCAGGTTAAGCAGTTCCAGGTTAACACTGGAACTGAGGTCCTGGGAGGCGAACTGGGGATGTTCTTCATGGGAAACTGCAGCTCTGCCACTCGGCATCCCCGGCCACCTGCATCCTCCGGTGCCAAGCAGTTTGGGGGGAGGAGCCAAGCCCTTCTCTGGAGGGTGGCCAGGATGCTCCCTGGATCTACTCCAGAGGTTCTGGGGCAGAGAAGTTGGAAACCAAGCCCCCCCGGGGGTGTCCCATGCCCTCCTTCGAATAAACAGACGTGTCCTTTCACGTTGGAAAATGGTGATTTGGGGATTGGGCCCTCCCTAGCGCAGGGAGACGGCAGCGATCCTTGGCAAAGCCCCCACGTCAGGCGGAGGCTGCCTTTCCTCTGCCTGGAAGGAAAGACAGCTGATTCTCACCCCACTTTGCTTGGCAGATGGCCGACAGGTACAGCTCCATCTCTTCCCCGGACCTGCTGAAGATGGATGCTCGGGCTGCCTCTCCCCTGCACCTGCGGAAGAGCCCCACCTGGGACCTCGCGGAGCCCAGCGGCCCTCCCAGCTTGTCCCCCTACAGCTCCTCGCCCAGCCAACTTCTGGCCCCCAAGCCCACCCTGGGCCGCTCCTCCTCCCCACGGCCTTCCTTCTTCCTGCAGTCGGATGTGGACTGGAGCCCCACAGCCCCCTCCAGGCCCAAAGTCATGGCCGTCCCTTATGAGGGCCTATCTGGCCCCGGGGCCCATGGCGGGTCCCCTCGCTCCCTCCGACCTGCCGGCCTTCCTGAGCGTCAATTTGACTACCGGCCCTTTGCTGCCaccggtgggtggggaggccgtgcTGGTTCTCCGCGGCTGCCTGGAGAAAGCTCCATGTCCCAGGCCTTCTTCCCAGAGCGAGGACCCTCTCCGCGCCCCCCTCTCCCGCCCCCATACGAGAATCACAGCCTGTATCCTTCAGCGCCAGGCTCCTGGGCACAAGGTAAGTGCCTGCCAGACCTGTTTGGCCCTTTGATTGTTTTGGTGCCCTGCAGCTGCACAGCGCCTGGATTGCAACCCGGGTTCCGTCTCTCCCAAGTGTTGCTTAAGAGGCTAATTATGACTACATTCAGGGCACAGAGAGTGGGGTGTGTCGGCTGAAGGGGGTTGGAATGTGCTCTCCCAAGGAACCCGAGCTTCGAATATCAAGTTTCCAGCTCTTAGGAAGCTGCCGAGACGTGTTTGGGCAAGATTAGATGGATGCTGGGGGCCATCTTGGCTAAGCCAGATTTCTGGTGGGAGGGAGTGGAGAGCCGGTGTTCCTTTTATGTCCCATTCACTTCTTTGTGCTGCTGAAAAGGGACGGAGTAGCAAAGAGAAACAAGAGGAGAAGAAATCCAAGCAAAGTGAAAATCTGCAGAATTTCTGTTGTAGAGTCCAGAACATCCCTGGGTTATAATAGCAAATACGTCTGTCTCCCTTAGCATCGTTTTAACTGCTCCCCCCTCCACACCCACATCTCTGTTTTTAATTTGGCCGTTTCAAAAGATAAAAGTCTTGTAGCAGAATTTGAGAGCTTGTGCAAAACAGCCCTTCCCACCTGGGGATTACTAGTTGGACTGGGTGCACGCCCCCCCCCTTCTAAGCAGCGGGACCTCTTGGTAGCAGGTGCTGGGAGTTCCAGTCCTAGCGCCTGGGGGGCTGTAGGTGCTGGAGCTGCCCTAGAAGAAAAGAGGTGAGCAGAGCTGGCAAGAGTAAAACGAGGACACCTTTTTCTCCAAGAAGCTGTTCAGgcaccccccaaaatctgggctcTGCTGCAGTCTGGCCAAAGGCTGGCATGGCTTTTCCCACAGTTGTTCCCCTCATCCAGGACGGAGGCAGCTGGAGAGACCCTTCTGACGCCATCCGGGCTGTTTCTTTTCTGCAGACGACCTGGTGATTCGCAGGAGAACACCGAAAAGCTGGAACGAATCGGATCTGGACGTGGCCTATGAGAAGAAGGCGCCACACGCTGTCGGCTACGAACGTGAGCCTGCCCTGCGGGGGAGGGTGGAATTCCCTGAACAGGCCTGGCATTCACGGGGGGCACATGCCAGAGGGTGGCTGCCCCAACAGAAGGCTCTCCAGTGCCCACTGGCAGATAGATTCTCCCAGAGGATCCTGGATTCCCCCTGGTAGATCCCAGTCCCAGGGGATGTGTGCTTGGGTGCCGGAGGGATCCTGCCGGCAGCCGATGGCTGTGACCTCCTGCTGAGCGAGGGTCCCTCAGAGGCCGTTCCCCATGTCGGTGCCTGTGACTGGGGACAACTGCTGGGCACAGGAGAGACCCCTGGCAGAGGGAGGGGCCAGACAGAGACTCGGCCCCACTGACGATGGTCTTTCCCCCAGGTGTGGATGCGCACGCAAGCCTTCGCCAGAACGCGGCTGGGCTGCCCCTGGCTCCCTGGAAGGAGTCCAGCCTGGATGGGGGCTGGCCAGGCAAGGTCAGTCTCCCTGCCGGAGGCCCTTTGCGGCTTCAGAGACGGAAGctggcagagaggaggaggaggagggacggagggagggtaaCAAATGACCGTCTCTCTtggcttccctcccccttcaggAGGATCATTATGGGATGAACAGCGCCACCTTGCCCAGGAATTACAAGGTCTCGGCCCTGGCTGGCGAGAGGCGCCCGGACAGCTCCTTCCGCCGCTCCCTGGCTGTCAACCAGGCCGGCACCCTGCCTCGCAACTGGCAGCCCATCTCCCGCATCCCCATCCCCCCGCCTGCCCCCCAGGGTGGCAGCCTCCCCAGGCGCCACAAGCCGCTGCCCCTCTCCATGATCTTCCGGCTGCAGAACGCCTTCTGGGAGTCGGGTGCGGCAGGTGGCAAACTGGCCCCGGGGCCGGTGGGGTCGCCATTGGCCCTGCGCTCCTTGCAGAAGCTGCTGCTACAACAGCCGGTCGCTCCAGTGCAGCCCCCCCTCCGGACAGTGCAGCCCGGCAGCGAAGGTGAGTGGTGCTGGAGGGagggggcagccagattcacttaacaactgtgttactgcagtgattcgcttaacaactgtgataagaaaggGTATAAAATGAGgtgtgacttacttaacaactgtcttggttAGCGACGGAAATTttctgatcataagtcgaggactacccatacacAAATGCTTTTGCTGAAGGCGCCACCTTCCCACTTCCGGTCTTCCCCCCTCTAGGCAATTCCAGCCCCAGGGCCGCAGCCATGCCAGCTGAGCGCAACGTGCCCATTGTCCTGACACCGAGTGAAGCGGAGCCCGAGCTGGAGAGCCTCTTGCCAGGCAGTGAGCCGGCCGAGATGGACAACCTGGCCCGGCCCCTCAGCCCCACCCGGCTGCAGCCGGTCCTCCCACCCGAGGCCCAGAAGGTGCCCGAGTTTGAGGAAGTGGCCCGGGTGCTGGCGGAGATGCCTCGGCCCCTGAAGCGCCGGGGGTCCATGGAGCAGAACCCCAGCCCGGCCCTGCTGCCCCCGCACAAGAAGCAGTACCAGCAGATCATCAGCCGCCTGTTCCACCATCAACCCCGCAAGGAGGAGGCTGCACCCGTGGGGGACCCCCCCTCTCAGCTGGACCTCTCACCCATCACTGAGGCCACGGAGCAGAAGGGGGGCCCGGCCACCCCAACTGCCACCCCTGCCATGACCCCTCCGCCGGCACCAGAGAGTCCGGCCACTCTCTCTCCAATGCCCAGCCCGGTAAGTGGAGAGTTTGACAGCTGTTTTGcccagttccctgaggatgggagcccccacctGCCCCCTCTGGAGGAATGACCAGCTGGCAACCACAGCGGAGAGACCCTTTGCAGACCTGGAGGCTGCTCCTCCTTGCTTAGGACTCTGGTGCTCCATAGAGAGGAGGCCGAGAGGGGAATGGCTCCACCTTCTGCTTGtgaaccccccaaaaaaatacctGTCTGGACTGGGGGGGCCTCGACCTGCCCTGGCTGGGCTGTTCTGGTGCCCATCACGGGCTTAGCAAAAGGCTTCCTTTTGACTTGCCCTTTGGCGATTCTGTGCAGCTCCGTGACTCCTCCAGCTCAAAGGGTCCAGGAGCCCCTGGAAGGAGGGCAGCTCATTTGGTTGAGGAGGGGGCATAGGGTGCCCACTTGAGGCCTCTGATCTGGATCGCTCCTTCCTCCTACTGGCTTGGGAAGGGACTCCCAGGGGCTGATAGCAGGAAGCGGGAGTTTGTGTGTGGAGGAGGGTTGGTTAGCCTTAACCGCTCCTTGGGCTGCTCTGCAGGAGAAGCGTTCGGTGCTGCGCAAGGTCTCTTCCCCCCGGAAACGGACAACCAAGAAAGCGCGGCTCAACCCCTTAGTGCTGCTGCTGGACACAGCCCTGACCGGAGAGCTGGAGGTGGTCAAGGAGGCGGTGAAGGAGGTGAGCTGGTGCCTGGCAGCCCCCGGATGGGGCACCTTCCCCTGAC contains:
- the PPP1R13L gene encoding relA-associated inhibitor isoform X2 — translated: MASQDLASTQELLDLTFQSLACKHMDLKQLELDTAAAKVDELSKQLESLWTDHPGPAALPSLMADRYSSISSPDLLKMDARAASPLHLRKSPTWDLAEPSGPPSLSPYSSSPSQLLAPKPTLGRSSSPRPSFFLQSDVDWSPTAPSRPKVMAVPYEGLSGPGAHGGSPRSLRPAGLPERQFDYRPFAATGGWGGRAGSPRLPGESSMSQAFFPERGPSPRPPLPPPYENHSLYPSAPGSWAQDDLVIRRRTPKSWNESDLDVAYEKKAPHAVGYERVDAHASLRQNAAGLPLAPWKESSLDGGWPGKEDHYGMNSATLPRNYKVSALAGERRPDSSFRRSLAVNQAGTLPRNWQPISRIPIPPPAPQGGSLPRRHKPLPLSMIFRLQNAFWESGAAGGKLAPGPVGSPLALRSLQKLLLQQPVAPVQPPLRTVQPGSEGNSSPRAAAMPAERNVPIVLTPSEAEPELESLLPGSEPAEMDNLARPLSPTRLQPVLPPEAQKVPEFEEVARVLAEMPRPLKRRGSMEQNPSPALLPPHKKQYQQIISRLFHHQPRKEEAAPVGDPPSQLDLSPITEATEQKGGPATPTATPAMTPPPAPESPATLSPMPSPEKRSVLRKVSSPRKRTTKKARLNPLVLLLDTALTGELEVVKEAVKELNDPSQPNDEGITALHNAICGANYSIVDFLINIGANVNAPDSHGWTPLHCAASCNDTAICIALVKHGAAVFATTFSDGSLAIEKCDPYREGYNECFSYLADVEQNMGLMNNGVVYALWDYSAEFSDELSFREGEPVTVLRRDGQEELDWWWASLYGQEGYVPKNYFGVAFTSPLPKNRQNVQGQI
- the PPP1R13L gene encoding relA-associated inhibitor isoform X3, translated to MASQDLASTQELLDLTFQSLACKHMDLKQLELDTAAAKVDELSKQLESLWTDHPGPAALPSLMADRYSSISSPDLLKMDARAASPLHLRKSPTWDLAEPSGPPSLSPYSSSPSQLLAPKPTLGRSSSPRPSFFLQSDVDWSPTAPSRPKVMAVPYEGLSGPGAHGGSPRSLRPAGLPERQFDYRPFAATGGWGGRAGSPRLPGESSMSQAFFPERGPSPRPPLPPPYENHSLYPSAPGSWAQDDLVIRRRTPKSWNESDLDVAYEKKAPHAVGYERVDAHASLRQNAAGLPLAPWKESSLDGGWPGKEDHYGMNSATLPRNYKVSALAGERRPDSSFRRSLAVNQAGTLPRNWQPISRIPIPPPAPQGGSLPRRHKPLPLSMIFRLQNAFWESGAAGGKLAPGPVGSPLALRSLQKLLLQQPVAPVQPPLRTVQPGSEGNSSPRAAAMPAERNVPIVLTPSEAEPELESLLPGSEPAEMDNLARPLSPTRLQPVLPPEAQKVPEFEEVARVLAEMPRPLKRRGSMEQNPSPALLPPHKKQYQQIISRLFHHQPRKEEAAPVGDPPSQLDLSPITEATEQKGGPATPTATPAMTPPPAPESPATLSPMPSPEKRSVLRKVSSPRKRTTKKARLNPLVLLLDTALTGELEVVKEAVKELNDPSQPNDEGITALHNAICGANYSIVDFLINIGANVNAPDSHGWTPLHCAASCNDTAICIALVKHGAAVFATTFSDGSLAIEKCDPYREGYNECFSYLADVEQNMGLMNNGVVYALWDYSAEFSDELSFREGEPVTVLRRDGQEELDWWWASLYGQEGYVPKNYFGLFPRVRPQQQKT
- the PPP1R13L gene encoding relA-associated inhibitor isoform X1; its protein translation is MASQDLASTQELLDLTFQSLACKHMDLKQLELDTAAAKVDELSKQLESLWTDHPGPAALPSLMADRYSSISSPDLLKMDARAASPLHLRKSPTWDLAEPSGPPSLSPYSSSPSQLLAPKPTLGRSSSPRPSFFLQSDVDWSPTAPSRPKVMAVPYEGLSGPGAHGGSPRSLRPAGLPERQFDYRPFAATGGWGGRAGSPRLPGESSMSQAFFPERGPSPRPPLPPPYENHSLYPSAPGSWAQDDLVIRRRTPKSWNESDLDVAYEKKAPHAVGYERVDAHASLRQNAAGLPLAPWKESSLDGGWPGKEDHYGMNSATLPRNYKVSALAGERRPDSSFRRSLAVNQAGTLPRNWQPISRIPIPPPAPQGGSLPRRHKPLPLSMIFRLQNAFWESGAAGGKLAPGPVGSPLALRSLQKLLLQQPVAPVQPPLRTVQPGSEGNSSPRAAAMPAERNVPIVLTPSEAEPELESLLPGSEPAEMDNLARPLSPTRLQPVLPPEAQKVPEFEEVARVLAEMPRPLKRRGSMEQNPSPALLPPHKKQYQQIISRLFHHQPRKEEAAPVGDPPSQLDLSPITEATEQKGGPATPTATPAMTPPPAPESPATLSPMPSPEKRSVLRKVSSPRKRTTKKARLNPLVLLLDTALTGELEVVKEAVKELNDPSQPNDEGITALHNAICGANYSIVDFLINIGANVNAPDSHGWTPLHCAASCNDTAICIALVKHGAAVFATTFSDGSLAIEKCDPYREGYNECFSYLADVEQNMGLMNNGVVYALWDYSAEFSDELSFREGEPVTVLRRDGQEELDWWWASLYGQEGYVPKNYFGEEDRRGTPWLFLCLLFGHLEKE